From the Manihot esculenta cultivar AM560-2 chromosome 3, M.esculenta_v8, whole genome shotgun sequence genome, one window contains:
- the LOC110610537 gene encoding calcium homeostasis endoplasmic reticulum protein: MDRQAHDYAAAASAMAFAQQQQQQQRQTGNIQPQQQQFGFHPQHQQFSPPPFMSPHPSMQQFPYPHQLQQQQQPQLHPHPPPHPHLLHQQHPPPPFPPHLPPHLYSSPFHGHYDSAPPPAPPPSDAELQKRIDKLVEYATKNGPEFEVMIREKQQDNPAYSFLFGGEGHNYYRYKLWLSTHPPGGPFNPPFTPSSMPMMHPPLNPMMNPVVGPSASMVGASMHQPPFPPFYDPQQHHHQHSQAFGAHGRLDFDQPSKSFKGLSGPLPPDVALELSNVLNSLNGTKESIKGAKTWFMQRSPFSPALAEALRDRVFALDDSERQLHIIYLANDILFDSLQRRVNPHELDNEALAFKPVLGPMLARVYHNPQNKDENQPRLQKILQFWASKEVYDQETIYALEGEMVGGPPANSFPGPPKELTAASTDSLTATGFTQQPSNFNASQWQPDRQSVPEHDHPDKPAALAIPPSLGNQQFMPNSVPAGTFSGSLPINSSVQPANQQLAQHSLQTPPPIVGEKLPPYPLFPPGLIPGMVKKMQIGSGVPYSPLSPLDIPTVIPPSNVSQSEILERVSKFFKDIGEINPFEGSIKSHLKDEDDEYERDPPIRKGGACIPPPPNLHVDPETGAYADGSVERKPGSTGSGRLGLGATADPNEASQYDDVYTSYRKQRSTNYHSSMSARAATR, from the exons ATGGACCGACAAGCTCATGATTATGCAGCAGCAGCTTCTGCTATGGCATTTgcccagcagcagcagcagcagcagcgaCAAACTGGCAATATTCAACCACAACAGCAACAGTTTGGATTTCATCCTCAACATCAGCAGTTTTCTCCACCTCCCTTTATGTCTCCCCATCCTTCCATGCAACAATTCCCTTATCCACACCAattgcagcagcagcagcaacctCAGCTCCATCCTCACCCTCCTCCCCATCCTCACCTTCTTCATCAACAACATCCTCCCCCTCCTTTTCCTCCCCATTTGCCACCTCATCTCTATTCTTCTCCTTTCCATGGCCATTATGACTCTGCTCCCCCTCCAGCTCCTCCTCCATCTGATGCAGAGCTCCAAAAACGTATCGACAAACTTGTTGAGTATGCCACCAAGAATGGCCCTGAATTTGAAGTCATGATCCGTGAAAAGCAGCAGGATAACCCTGCTTATAGTTTCCTTTTTGGAGGTGAGGGCCATAACTACTACCGTTACAAGctttggttatctacccatccCCCAGGTGGGCCCTTCAACCCTCCTTTCACCCCTTCTTCTATGCCAATGATGCATCCACCTCTGAACCCAATGATGAATCCTGTGGTTGGGCCTTCTGCTTCAATGGTGGGTGCTTCAATGCACCAGCCtccttttcctcctttttatgatCCACAGCAACATCACCATCAGCATTCTCAGGCCTTTGGGGCTCATGGACGTCTAGATTTTGATCAGCCATCCAAGTCCTTTAAAGGTCTTTCTGGTCCACTTCCTCCTGATGTTGCACTGGAGCTAAGTAATGTTCTTAACAGTCTTAATGGAACCAAGGAGTCTATTAAAGGTGCCAAAACTTGGTTTATGCAAAGGTCTCCTTTTTCACCTGCACTCGCTGAGGCATTGAGGGACAGGGTTTTTGCTCTAGATGATTCTGAAAGGCAGCTGCACATTATTTATCTCGCAAATGATATTCTTTTTGACAG TTTGCAGAGGAGGGTCAACCCCCATGAACTTGACAATGAGGCCCTTGCATTTAAGCCAGTTCTAGGTCCCATGCTTGCTAGAGTCTATCACAACCCTCAAAATAAGGATGAAAATCAGCCACGGTTACAGAAAATTCTGCAGTTCTGGGCTTCCAAGGAAGTTTATGATCAAGAAACTATTTATGCACTTGAAGGGGAGATGGTTGGTGGACCACCAGCAAATTCTTTTCCTGGCCCTCCAAAAGAATTGACTGCTGCTTCAACAGATTCCTTGACTGCTACAG GCTTTACACAGCAACCCTCAAACTTTAATGCTTCACAGTGGCAGCCTGATAGGCAAAGTGTACCTGAACATGATCATCCTGATAAACCAGCGGCCCTAGCTATCCCACCATCCCTAGGAAACCAACAATTCATGCCAAATTCAGTCCCAGCTGGAACATTTTCAGGGTCCCTGCCAATAAATTCCTCTGTTCAACCAGCCAATCAACAGCTTGCACAACATTCACTGCAAACACCTCCTCCTATTGTTGGTGAAAAATTGCCGCCATATCCATTGTTCCCGCCTGGTCTTATTCCTGGGATGGTTAAAAAGATGCAGATTGGCAGTGGGGTGCCCTACTCTCCTTTGAGTCCTTTGGACATCCCAACAGTTATACCCCCATCCAATGTATCCCAATCAGAAATTCTAGAGAGAGTGTCAAAATTCTTTAAAGATATTGGAGAGATTAATCCATTTGAGGGATCGATAAAATCTCATTTGAAAGACGAGGATGATGAGTATGAGAGAGATCCTCCCATTCGTAAAGGAGGGGCTTGTATCCCCCCACCCCCCAACTTACATGTTGACCCTGAGACGGGGGCTTATGCTGATGGAAGTGTGGAGAGGAAACCAGGATCTACGGGCTCAGGAAGATTGGGTCTCGGGGCAACAGCTGACCCTAATGAGGCAAGTCAATACGATGATGTTTACACATCTTATAGGAAACAACGAAGCACTAACTATCATTCATCCATGAGTGCAAGAGCTGCTACGAGGTAA